The Fervidibacillus albus genome contains a region encoding:
- a CDS encoding beta-glucoside-specific PTS transporter subunit IIABC, translated as MSNKELAKKILKLVGGDKNIDHLTHCFTRLRFNLKDNSKANIQKLSELEGVIEAQVKGGQVQVIIGSKVADVYAEVVKIANIKTEKDKNEKDEETDQGFWSRILKVIVGIFTPILPAMAGAGLIKSLTVLLGALGWTSESSGFITILNMIGDSVFYFLPFFLSVGAARVFKTKESLAIALAAALMHPTILNAAPAIASGNLETLNFLGLPLLLFNYSNTVFPIILSVWLLSYVYKYVNKIIPDFLRIVLTPVVVLLIMVPVELIAIAPLGMYFGNFLSIGIDFLFAKTGILAGALLGFFRPILVMFGMHYSLIPIQIQQIGQQGFTLLMPSALAANFAQAGAAFAVFFLLKNKTMKSVAGSSALTATFGITEPAIYGVNLKYKKPFFASCLAAAITSGFYIIVNARTVAMGLPGILSLGNNEADKFIYIIIGVLMSFGLSFVFTLIAGIDEENEGEQGEQNDDTEVEQQIDDVQSAQNASVFSPLVGKIRPLSEVDDKTFSQELLGKGSAILPSEGKVYAPFDGNIDALFKTKHAVGLKGKNGVELLIHIGLDTVNLEGKHFTSHVEQGETVTAGQLLIEFDMDAIKKEGYELITPVIVTNSNDYADVHVEKTGNITEKEVLFTVTK; from the coding sequence ATGAGTAACAAAGAATTAGCAAAGAAAATTTTAAAACTCGTCGGTGGCGATAAAAATATCGACCATTTGACCCATTGTTTTACGAGACTACGTTTTAATTTAAAGGACAATTCGAAAGCAAATATTCAGAAACTAAGTGAATTGGAAGGCGTGATTGAGGCACAGGTGAAGGGCGGTCAAGTACAAGTCATTATCGGTTCAAAAGTGGCCGACGTTTACGCAGAAGTGGTAAAAATTGCAAACATTAAAACGGAAAAGGATAAAAATGAAAAAGACGAGGAAACAGACCAAGGATTTTGGTCTAGAATATTAAAAGTAATCGTTGGGATTTTCACCCCGATTTTACCGGCTATGGCGGGGGCTGGTTTAATAAAAAGTTTAACGGTGTTATTAGGCGCTTTAGGATGGACGAGCGAATCATCAGGATTTATAACGATCCTTAATATGATTGGTGATAGCGTCTTTTACTTCCTTCCCTTTTTCTTATCGGTAGGGGCAGCCCGTGTATTTAAAACGAAAGAAAGTTTAGCCATTGCGTTGGCAGCAGCGTTAATGCACCCGACCATTTTGAACGCAGCACCAGCCATTGCATCAGGAAACTTGGAAACATTGAACTTTTTAGGATTGCCTTTATTATTGTTTAATTATTCGAATACGGTATTTCCGATTATTTTATCGGTATGGCTTTTAAGTTATGTATATAAGTATGTTAATAAAATAATCCCAGATTTTTTACGAATTGTACTTACCCCAGTCGTTGTATTGTTAATTATGGTTCCAGTCGAGTTAATTGCAATCGCACCGTTAGGTATGTATTTCGGGAATTTTTTATCTATTGGAATTGACTTCTTATTTGCGAAAACAGGCATTTTAGCAGGTGCATTATTAGGGTTTTTCCGACCGATTTTAGTCATGTTCGGAATGCATTATTCGTTAATTCCGATTCAAATTCAACAAATTGGCCAACAAGGATTTACTTTATTGATGCCGAGCGCATTAGCTGCAAACTTTGCCCAAGCCGGCGCGGCCTTTGCCGTATTCTTCTTGTTAAAAAATAAAACGATGAAATCCGTAGCAGGTTCCAGTGCGTTAACGGCTACCTTTGGCATTACGGAGCCAGCGATTTACGGGGTAAACTTAAAGTATAAAAAACCGTTTTTTGCTAGTTGTTTAGCTGCCGCCATTACTTCCGGATTTTACATCATCGTTAATGCAAGAACGGTAGCGATGGGTCTTCCTGGTATTTTAAGTTTAGGAAACAATGAAGCGGATAAATTCATTTATATCATTATCGGTGTTTTAATGTCGTTTGGTTTGAGCTTTGTATTCACCCTTATTGCTGGTATTGACGAAGAAAATGAAGGAGAGCAGGGCGAACAAAACGATGATACGGAAGTCGAACAACAGATTGATGACGTACAGTCGGCCCAAAACGCATCTGTTTTCAGTCCTTTAGTAGGAAAGATTAGACCGTTATCGGAAGTGGATGATAAAACATTTTCCCAAGAACTTTTAGGAAAAGGTAGTGCGATTTTGCCCAGTGAAGGAAAAGTTTATGCTCCTTTTGATGGAAATATTGATGCCCTTTTTAAAACGAAGCATGCGGTCGGGCTTAAAGGGAAAAACGGCGTTGAATTATTGATCCACATCGGTTTAGATACGGTAAACTTAGAAGGAAAACATTTTACCTCCCACGTTGAACAAGGTGAGACAGTTACGGCAGGTCAACTATTGATCGAATTTGATATGGATGCAATTAAAAAGGAAGGGTATGAGTTAATCACTCCGGTAATTGTGACGAACAGTAATGATTATGCAGACGTTCATGTAGAGAAGACCGGAAATATTACAGAAAAAGAAGTTTTATTTACAGTGACAAAATAA
- a CDS encoding PRD domain-containing protein: MKVIKKINNNVALALNEKNEEYIIIGKGVGFKKTPYELNDHNIIEKIYVEPKNIKMFDVLNDIPIEDIYLAEKIIQAGKQILKADLNPNLILTLSDHISFAIQRSEEALSFRNPLEWDVKALYPQETYVGEKALEIIKTERNIQLPESEATFIALHFVNAQIDSGDMNKTTKITKIVSDILSIVKYDLKIDYDENMHNFSRFATHIRYFVIREMESYSFKNNNEEVYQMMKKKYTDTNACIEKIEKYLNSNYGWNCSNEEKLYLILHIERLKSKSK, translated from the coding sequence ATGAAGGTAATCAAAAAAATTAATAATAATGTTGCCTTAGCTCTCAACGAAAAAAATGAAGAATACATTATTATTGGTAAAGGTGTCGGGTTTAAAAAAACTCCATATGAATTAAATGACCATAACATTATCGAGAAAATTTATGTCGAACCGAAAAATATTAAAATGTTTGATGTGTTAAATGATATTCCAATTGAAGATATATACTTGGCAGAAAAAATTATTCAAGCTGGAAAGCAAATTTTAAAAGCGGATTTGAATCCGAATTTAATTTTAACATTATCCGATCATATTAGTTTTGCGATCCAAAGAAGTGAGGAAGCTCTTTCCTTTCGAAATCCGTTAGAATGGGATGTGAAAGCCCTTTATCCACAGGAAACATACGTAGGAGAAAAGGCTCTCGAAATTATTAAAACGGAAAGAAATATCCAATTACCCGAGTCTGAAGCGACGTTTATTGCACTCCATTTTGTAAACGCTCAAATTGATTCAGGGGATATGAATAAAACGACGAAAATTACAAAAATCGTCAGTGATATTTTATCCATTGTCAAATATGATCTTAAAATTGATTACGATGAGAATATGCATAACTTTTCAAGGTTTGCCACACATATTCGTTATTTCGTTATAAGGGAGATGGAATCCTACTCTTTCAAAAATAATAATGAAGAAGTTTATCAAATGATGAAGAAAAAATATACAGATACGAATGCATGTATTGAAAAAATTGAAAAATATTTAAATTCGAATTACGGTTGGAACTGTTCCAATGAAGAAAAATTATATTTGATTTTACACATTGAAAGATTAAAATCGAAATCTAAATAA
- a CDS encoding YitT family protein — protein MKQTIGKKKATKWKMMIRGLFVIIGAFITAYGLETVLIPNHVSDGGITGLSIVGSEVFHLPLGILIALLNIPFIWLGYKQIGKSFAIFSIIGIISLAVGTSLMHHVPPIVEGDTLLITVVGGIIIGFGMGLALRNGGALDGLDMLAVLLSKKLPFGTSDFILFLNLFVFIIVSTVFGLQGAFLSGIAYFIASKVIHVVEEGLSGAKTFKIITKKPEEMVETIRDRLGRSATYNEVYGAYSNEKFKEITCVINRLEESKMKEIISDIDPSAFITVYDIVEVRGGNFRKHDIH, from the coding sequence ATGAAACAAACGATAGGGAAAAAGAAAGCAACGAAATGGAAAATGATGATTCGGGGACTTTTTGTCATCATCGGTGCATTTATTACGGCCTATGGACTAGAGACGGTTCTTATACCGAATCACGTATCCGACGGAGGAATCACCGGTTTAAGTATCGTCGGATCAGAAGTCTTTCATTTGCCTTTAGGTATTCTCATCGCCTTATTAAATATTCCATTTATTTGGTTAGGATATAAACAAATTGGAAAAAGTTTTGCTATTTTTTCAATTATCGGCATCATTTCCCTTGCTGTAGGGACAAGTTTAATGCATCATGTTCCACCGATCGTAGAAGGAGATACGTTACTTATCACAGTTGTCGGAGGAATTATTATCGGATTCGGAATGGGTTTGGCATTAAGAAATGGAGGAGCACTTGACGGACTCGATATGCTAGCGGTGCTTCTGTCGAAAAAATTACCGTTCGGAACGAGTGATTTCATTTTATTTTTAAACTTGTTCGTTTTCATCATTGTTTCCACCGTATTCGGCTTACAAGGGGCTTTTCTATCGGGAATCGCCTATTTTATCGCCTCAAAGGTGATCCATGTGGTGGAAGAAGGTTTATCAGGGGCGAAAACGTTTAAAATTATTACGAAAAAACCGGAAGAGATGGTCGAAACGATTCGCGACCGGTTAGGAAGAAGTGCGACATATAATGAAGTATACGGGGCCTATTCCAATGAAAAATTTAAAGAAATTACGTGCGTCATTAACCGATTGGAAGAAAGTAAGATGAAGGAAATTATTTCCGATATCGACCCGAGCGCCTTTATTACCGTTTATGACATTGTGGAAGTAAGGGGTGGAAACTTTCGGAAGCATGATATTCATTAA
- a CDS encoding DMT family transporter has translation MRKYFGEFGLLLTAIIWGSGFVASSISLNAYTPYQVTAFRFLIGAVFLYVLFYKKLQFHRAVVKKGIVLGSILYLAFLLQTVGLMYTTPSKNAFLTAVNVVIVPFIALFFNNKKVDFFEFIGAFLAVIGVGVLSLQFQSGINFGDLLTLFCAVAFAFHIFFTSEFVKDEDTMELTIVQLATAATFGLIVVAFMGEWQFSVNTEEWFSVFYLGIFSTSIAYFLQTASQKIVSETKTAIILSTESLWGMIFSVLLLKELVSLRMVIGAMLILLSIIISETGWKFIKKQQLSSGKVNRM, from the coding sequence ATGCGTAAATACTTCGGGGAATTCGGTTTGTTATTAACTGCGATCATTTGGGGGAGTGGTTTTGTAGCTAGCTCCATATCATTAAATGCTTATACACCTTATCAAGTGACAGCATTTAGATTTCTCATCGGTGCGGTTTTCCTATATGTTTTATTTTATAAAAAATTACAATTCCATAGAGCAGTGGTCAAAAAAGGAATCGTATTAGGAAGTATTTTGTATCTCGCCTTTCTATTACAAACGGTCGGATTAATGTATACGACTCCATCGAAAAACGCTTTTTTAACGGCTGTAAATGTAGTTATTGTTCCTTTTATCGCATTATTTTTCAACAATAAGAAAGTCGATTTTTTTGAATTTATCGGTGCATTTTTGGCCGTAATCGGTGTCGGCGTTTTATCATTACAATTCCAATCAGGGATAAATTTCGGTGATTTACTGACTTTGTTTTGTGCCGTTGCTTTCGCTTTCCATATTTTTTTCACTTCCGAATTTGTTAAAGATGAAGATACGATGGAATTGACGATTGTCCAGTTGGCGACTGCGGCTACATTCGGTTTGATCGTTGTTGCTTTCATGGGAGAATGGCAATTTTCCGTTAATACAGAAGAATGGTTTTCCGTATTTTATTTAGGAATTTTTTCTACATCCATTGCATACTTCTTGCAAACGGCATCGCAAAAAATCGTATCGGAAACGAAAACAGCGATTATTTTGTCAACGGAATCCTTATGGGGCATGATCTTTTCCGTTCTTCTTTTAAAAGAATTGGTCAGTTTGCGAATGGTGATTGGTGCAATGCTCATTTTACTTTCAATTATTATATCGGAAACAGGGTGGAAATTTATCAAAAAACAGCAGCTCTCGAGTGGGAAAGTGAATCGTATGTGA
- a CDS encoding DinB family protein, translated as MSMYTLKYARNRLMKVLTAATDEQLDFVPDGFNNSIRWNAGHVMVIADRIFSHIKQYTPVLPAHYISFFDMGTKPADWSEPPPSVEEIIAYSSKQMTAIEKIYQHPEQWQLKKPFENRGTVFQTYQDILSFVIFHEGMHFQTMKLYYDRTKKKD; from the coding sequence ATGTCAATGTACACATTGAAATATGCGAGAAATCGGTTAATGAAAGTACTCACGGCCGCAACTGATGAACAGTTGGATTTCGTTCCCGATGGATTTAACAATTCTATTCGTTGGAATGCGGGACATGTTATGGTTATTGCGGATCGAATTTTTTCCCATATTAAACAATACACCCCTGTTCTCCCAGCCCATTACATATCATTCTTTGATATGGGTACAAAACCTGCAGATTGGTCTGAACCTCCCCCTTCCGTAGAAGAAATTATTGCATATTCATCAAAGCAAATGACCGCCATCGAAAAAATATATCAACACCCGGAACAATGGCAATTAAAAAAGCCGTTTGAAAATCGAGGAACGGTGTTTCAAACGTATCAAGACATATTAAGTTTCGTCATTTTCCACGAAGGTATGCATTTCCAAACGATGAAGTTGTATTATGATCGGACAAAGAAAAAAGATTGA
- a CDS encoding glycerate kinase codes for MKIVLAPDSYKGSLTSPEVVQVMQKAILDYCNECTVIPKPMADGGEGTVDALFASSSGKRIEVTCTGPLGEKIPTYYAITEDETAIIEVANIAGLVQVPPSKRNPDLTTTYGLGEVMKDALDKGCTSFVIGLGGSATNDGGLGFLQALGVQFFDEDGKKVGIFGKDIMSVHEVRFDRIDPRLKKAKIKVACDVDNPLYGEKGASVVYGPQKGAKPKQIERYDKAFRRYASLIEQKQGKVLSNVKGAGAAGGLGFAFLVLDAELVSGAKLVAETSALEEAIRNADLVITGEGKSDEQTLYGKAPGYVADVAKGVGVPVILISGSIGDDSDTLRTKFDGCFSIITEPLTIEECMKEAKTLLYNQTKRIIHFIFSLTSWK; via the coding sequence TTGAAAATCGTTTTAGCACCGGATTCGTATAAAGGAAGTTTAACATCACCGGAAGTCGTTCAAGTGATGCAAAAAGCGATTCTCGATTATTGTAATGAATGTACGGTGATTCCGAAACCGATGGCGGACGGTGGGGAGGGGACGGTCGATGCATTATTCGCTTCTTCCAGTGGAAAGCGAATTGAAGTTACTTGTACCGGTCCTTTAGGAGAAAAAATTCCAACGTATTACGCCATCACCGAAGACGAAACAGCGATTATTGAAGTTGCGAATATCGCCGGGCTCGTCCAAGTTCCCCCTTCTAAACGGAATCCTGATTTAACGACAACTTACGGATTAGGTGAAGTGATGAAAGATGCTTTAGATAAAGGTTGTACATCGTTCGTCATCGGCCTTGGAGGAAGTGCCACAAACGATGGCGGTCTCGGATTTTTACAAGCCCTCGGAGTGCAATTTTTTGATGAAGATGGGAAGAAAGTTGGCATTTTCGGGAAAGACATAATGTCGGTTCATGAAGTTCGTTTTGACCGGATCGACCCGAGGTTAAAGAAAGCGAAAATAAAAGTAGCTTGCGATGTGGACAATCCGTTATACGGCGAGAAGGGGGCTAGCGTCGTTTACGGTCCACAAAAAGGTGCGAAACCAAAACAAATAGAACGGTATGATAAAGCTTTTAGGCGATACGCAAGTTTGATTGAACAGAAGCAAGGAAAGGTGCTATCAAACGTAAAAGGGGCAGGTGCGGCAGGCGGTTTAGGTTTCGCCTTTTTAGTACTAGATGCCGAGCTTGTATCCGGTGCGAAACTCGTTGCAGAGACATCCGCATTAGAAGAGGCGATAAGAAACGCAGATTTAGTGATTACGGGAGAGGGGAAAAGTGATGAGCAAACCCTTTACGGAAAAGCTCCAGGATATGTGGCTGACGTTGCGAAAGGCGTTGGCGTTCCCGTCATTTTAATTTCCGGTTCGATCGGTGATGATTCCGATACCCTTCGCACAAAATTTGACGGTTGCTTTTCAATCATTACCGAACCGTTGACAATCGAGGAATGTATGAAAGAAGCAAAAACGCTTTTATACAATCAAACGAAACGAATCATACATTTTATCTTTTCATTAACGTCTTGGAAGTAA
- a CDS encoding MurR/RpiR family transcriptional regulator, whose product MYNFIAKLLNFIESSTDQTKSEIIIAEYILRNVEKIPDMSIYELADACHTSPATITRFCQRFENITFKELKEYARSMLEFNDSEVDFQNLKTNIYIKQVNEYYDELYTSLRQTEQLLRSEEMIQVVREIYHAKKVAFFGVTFSHLIARNAQFKFIRLGKYATAYSNHENQISEANSLTSQDLAVVVSFSGETRFIVQLAKVLKKRRIPIIAITGNEKSFLAQNAKRILKVSSNKMESFKSPILEEINMLSVLNSIYLVYSIVFKNSDRYETN is encoded by the coding sequence ATGTATAATTTTATTGCTAAATTACTAAATTTTATTGAATCTTCTACAGACCAAACGAAATCTGAAATCATTATTGCAGAATATATTTTGCGGAATGTGGAAAAAATCCCCGACATGTCAATTTATGAATTAGCGGATGCTTGCCATACGTCACCGGCGACGATTACTCGATTTTGTCAGCGCTTTGAAAATATTACGTTTAAAGAACTAAAGGAATACGCCCGATCAATGTTGGAATTTAATGATAGCGAAGTCGATTTTCAAAATTTAAAAACGAATATTTATATAAAACAAGTGAATGAATATTACGACGAACTATATACTTCTTTAAGGCAGACGGAACAACTCCTTCGTTCTGAGGAAATGATCCAAGTTGTTCGCGAAATCTATCATGCGAAAAAGGTCGCTTTTTTTGGTGTTACATTTTCCCATCTCATCGCTCGAAATGCTCAATTTAAATTTATTCGCCTCGGGAAATATGCTACGGCATATAGCAATCACGAAAATCAAATTTCTGAAGCGAACTCCTTAACATCCCAAGATTTAGCAGTGGTCGTCTCATTTTCTGGAGAAACGCGGTTCATCGTTCAACTCGCGAAAGTTTTAAAGAAACGAAGAATTCCAATCATTGCGATTACAGGAAATGAAAAAAGTTTTTTAGCTCAAAACGCCAAGCGAATATTAAAAGTAAGTAGCAATAAAATGGAATCATTTAAATCTCCAATTTTAGAAGAAATCAATATGTTAAGCGTTCTCAATTCCATTTATCTCGTTTATTCGATCGTTTTTAAAAACTCAGATCGATATGAAACAAACTAG
- a CDS encoding 6-phospho-alpha-glucosidase: MKKFNILIVGGGSTWTPGLLKAICNRQDSFPINRLTMYDIDEQRQKRIGEFAKVLFKEEYPTIQFHYTTNKEEAFTEDIDFVFVQMRTGGYEMREKDEKIPLKLGVIGQETCGPGGFAYGMRSIRDMIQLVKDVREKTKDAWILNYTNPAAIVAVALQQVFPDDKRILNICDQPENLLRSYGRLLNMNERDFDPVYFGLNHFGWFTHLYDPDGNDKLPELREMILNNGFRPADYEQRDQSWLDTYAMVEQMVRDFPDYLPNTYLQYYLYPDKVLKKLNPEFTRANEVQAGREKRVFEDCDRVIETGTAKNSNVVANDAHGEFILIVAESIAYNKGDNFIVILKNDGLVSNLPDDAMVEVAASITSNGPRPYAVGEIPTFYKGLIEGQYAYEKLTVEAYLEGSYTKALQALTLNRTVVSAIKAREVLDALIEANTDYWPELK, encoded by the coding sequence ATGAAAAAATTCAATATTCTCATTGTGGGCGGAGGGAGTACTTGGACACCGGGGCTGTTAAAGGCCATTTGCAACCGCCAAGATTCTTTTCCAATCAATCGACTAACAATGTATGATATTGACGAACAACGCCAAAAACGAATTGGTGAATTTGCGAAAGTGCTCTTTAAAGAAGAGTACCCGACCATCCAGTTTCACTATACAACGAATAAAGAAGAAGCATTTACAGAGGACATCGATTTCGTCTTTGTTCAAATGCGCACAGGTGGATATGAAATGCGGGAAAAGGATGAAAAAATCCCTTTGAAACTCGGTGTAATCGGTCAAGAAACATGTGGACCCGGTGGATTTGCATACGGGATGCGCTCCATTCGTGATATGATTCAATTAGTAAAAGATGTCCGGGAAAAAACGAAAGACGCTTGGATTTTAAACTATACGAATCCTGCCGCAATCGTCGCTGTTGCCTTACAACAAGTCTTTCCAGATGATAAAAGAATTTTAAACATTTGCGATCAGCCGGAAAATTTGCTTCGTTCCTACGGCAGATTGCTAAATATGAACGAACGGGATTTCGATCCTGTCTATTTCGGATTGAACCACTTCGGTTGGTTCACCCATCTATATGATCCGGACGGTAACGATAAATTACCGGAATTACGGGAAATGATTTTGAACAATGGATTCCGCCCGGCTGATTACGAACAACGGGATCAATCATGGCTCGATACGTATGCGATGGTTGAACAAATGGTTCGCGACTTTCCTGATTATTTGCCAAACACGTATTTACAATATTATTTATACCCTGACAAAGTGTTGAAAAAATTAAACCCTGAATTTACTCGAGCAAATGAAGTTCAAGCTGGAAGGGAAAAGCGAGTATTTGAAGACTGCGATCGCGTCATTGAAACGGGAACGGCAAAGAATTCCAATGTTGTAGCAAACGATGCCCACGGCGAATTCATTTTAATCGTAGCCGAATCGATTGCTTACAATAAGGGCGACAATTTTATCGTCATATTAAAAAATGATGGCCTCGTAAGTAATTTGCCGGATGATGCGATGGTCGAAGTGGCCGCAAGTATTACATCAAACGGACCTCGACCATATGCGGTAGGGGAAATCCCAACATTTTATAAAGGGTTAATCGAAGGGCAATACGCCTATGAAAAATTGACGGTGGAAGCATATTTGGAAGGTTCCTATACAAAGGCGTTGCAAGCGTTAACGCTAAATCGTACCGTCGTATCTGCAATCAAAGCGAGAGAAGTTTTAGATGCATTAATCGAGGCGAATACGGATTATTGGCCGGAATTGAAATAG
- the ptsG gene encoding glucose-specific PTS transporter subunit IIBC, whose amino-acid sequence MYPFSINIKKGVFNLKKLFTFDFFQRIGKTFMVIISLLPAAGLLLGIGTTLQSPYLIEYLPFLDSPFWTTLSDLMKGAGRAIFANLGVLFAIGIAGSWTGGKAAASLSALVGYLVMHTVIGIVLGITPENVSEPGYVSELGIPTLQIGVFGGILMGFVAAVLYNKYHDFKMPEMLSFFGGSRFVPIITAGYSIVIALILAFVWPLVQDGIFALGTALSGENTPPFYMFIYGLVERALIPFGLHHIFYIPVRFSEVGGTYTTLAGTIVSGDTAMYMAQLADKQINDAIEITAGRFMAGKFPFVLFGLPAVALAMYHMAKPKNKKAVGGLLFTAAGTAFLTGITEPIEFTFLFVAPLLYAFHTVMAGLSFMLMYILDVNVGYAGGSGIIDFVLFGILPGVGEPWWYVIIVGLLMAVVYYFVFRWAIKKWNLLTPGRGDEDSNRLYTRKDYENKTNTSVGNEKAYNVLAALGGKENINHLDACITRLRVGVKTKENVDKERLKALGASGVLEVGNGVQAIFGPTSDTLKTQILEIIDQQSAGDTEQSTPSIFAPLSGNVFPLQEVPDQVFSKKMMGDGMAIQPTKGDVYSPVDGEVVTIYDSKHAIILRSDEGIELLIHLGLDTVELKGEGFDMKVSPKEKLKKGDLIGSFDINLIQEKGYNTISPVIILNGDEFKVDETTHQSNVIAGKDILFNVRKG is encoded by the coding sequence ATGTATCCGTTTTCTATAAATATCAAAAAAGGGGTGTTTAACTTGAAAAAACTATTTACCTTTGATTTTTTTCAGCGAATCGGAAAAACGTTTATGGTCATTATTTCTTTACTTCCTGCTGCCGGTTTGTTACTCGGAATTGGAACAACACTACAATCTCCGTACTTAATCGAATATTTGCCCTTTTTAGATTCCCCATTTTGGACAACGCTTTCCGATTTAATGAAAGGTGCAGGAAGGGCCATTTTTGCAAACTTAGGTGTGCTATTTGCCATTGGAATCGCAGGGAGTTGGACGGGTGGAAAAGCAGCAGCATCTTTATCCGCCCTTGTCGGTTACCTCGTAATGCATACGGTCATTGGAATCGTATTAGGAATTACTCCGGAAAACGTATCAGAACCTGGTTATGTATCGGAATTAGGAATCCCGACACTTCAAATCGGTGTTTTTGGCGGAATTCTCATGGGGTTTGTTGCAGCCGTTCTTTATAATAAATACCATGATTTTAAAATGCCGGAAATGTTATCCTTTTTCGGTGGATCCCGATTTGTTCCAATTATTACGGCCGGATACTCCATCGTTATTGCACTCATTTTAGCTTTTGTTTGGCCGCTTGTACAAGATGGAATTTTTGCACTCGGAACCGCCCTTTCCGGCGAAAATACGCCACCGTTTTACATGTTCATTTATGGACTTGTGGAACGTGCCCTTATTCCTTTTGGATTACATCATATTTTCTACATTCCTGTTCGTTTTTCGGAAGTTGGCGGAACATATACAACGTTAGCTGGTACAATCGTTTCTGGAGACACGGCAATGTATATGGCCCAACTTGCCGATAAACAAATCAACGATGCGATTGAAATTACAGCCGGTCGATTTATGGCAGGGAAATTCCCGTTTGTATTATTTGGTCTACCAGCCGTAGCATTGGCGATGTATCACATGGCAAAACCGAAAAACAAAAAAGCTGTCGGTGGGTTATTGTTCACTGCTGCGGGAACAGCATTTTTGACAGGGATTACAGAACCGATTGAATTTACATTTCTCTTCGTTGCACCGTTATTATACGCTTTTCATACAGTTATGGCCGGACTTTCTTTCATGCTCATGTACATTTTAGATGTTAATGTCGGCTATGCTGGTGGATCCGGGATTATCGACTTCGTATTATTCGGGATTTTACCAGGTGTCGGCGAGCCATGGTGGTATGTCATCATCGTCGGCCTACTCATGGCAGTCGTCTACTACTTCGTATTTAGATGGGCGATTAAAAAATGGAACCTTCTTACACCGGGCCGAGGAGATGAAGATTCCAATCGACTGTATACGAGAAAAGACTATGAAAATAAAACGAATACGTCAGTTGGCAACGAAAAAGCTTATAACGTTTTAGCAGCCCTTGGTGGAAAGGAAAACATCAATCATCTTGATGCATGTATTACTCGATTGCGGGTCGGAGTGAAAACCAAAGAAAATGTCGATAAAGAACGATTAAAAGCCCTCGGTGCATCGGGCGTATTGGAAGTTGGAAACGGGGTACAAGCGATTTTCGGACCAACATCCGACACATTAAAGACGCAAATTTTAGAAATCATCGATCAACAATCGGCAGGGGATACTGAACAATCCACACCTTCTATTTTTGCACCACTTTCTGGGAATGTTTTCCCATTACAAGAGGTTCCCGATCAAGTTTTTTCGAAAAAAATGATGGGTGACGGTATGGCCATTCAACCGACAAAAGGAGACGTGTATTCGCCAGTCGATGGGGAAGTCGTCACCATTTACGATTCAAAACATGCGATTATTCTTCGTTCCGATGAGGGAATCGAATTATTAATTCATCTCGGATTGGATACAGTGGAATTAAAGGGAGAAGGCTTTGATATGAAAGTTTCTCCGAAAGAAAAATTGAAAAAAGGAGATTTAATTGGATCCTTTGACATAAATCTTATTCAAGAAAAAGGATATAACACAATTTCTCCTGTGATTATTTTAAATGGAGACGAGTTTAAAGTCGATGAAACGACACATCAATCCAACGTAATCGCTGGAAAAGATATTTTATTCAATGTTCGCAAAGGATAA